CGGCAGGAACCATCCGCGCTTCCCCAGCACGGTCATGGTGACGTTGACCAGGAAGTGCGCCCACACCGCGGTCCAGATGCTGCCAGTGAACCAATATCCCCAACCCAGGAGGAGCCCGATCCCCCACGCCCCCGCCAGCAGCACGGGCCGCGTCACATACCGCACGTGGGCCACGGCGAAGACGGCCGCTGCCACCGCTAGGCCTACGGCCACGGAGGGGATCCAGCGAAGGAGCAGGGATTGGATCGCTGCCCGGAAGAAGAGCTCCTCGCCGAGGGCCGTCAAGGCCATCAGCAGGACGATGTGGGCGTAGCTGAGCCGGGTGAAGAAGGCGTTGGTTCCGTCGTCGGCCCACAACCCTTCGGGGAGGAACACGGCGATGCCGATTTGCATCGCCACGGCGAGGAGGCCCAGGATCGTTCCCAGGCCCAACACCTGCCGCGCATCCCCCAGCGCGAGCAGCCGGGACCACGAGGGCGTCTTGGCATCGCCGAGCAGGAGGATGAGGAAACCAAACACCCCGACGTACACGGCGCTCAGGTAGAGCATCCACAGGGAGGGCGTCCCGTTCCGCTGTTCCACGCTGTGGGGCTCCTTCTCGTCGTCTCGTGTGACACCCATCACCGGAAACCGTGGCACCCGTCACCCGCGGTAGGGGCGTCCCAAGCGCCCACGGGCACGGAGACCGTCAAGCGGCCCCCAGCCCGCTCCCCGGATTCGGCTCCAGAGCCGCCCACCGCTCGATCGCGCGCAGGATGGCGCTGAAGTCGAGATGCCCCAGCCCCCCGGCCGTGGCGGCGGCGTAGGTCTGGGCCACCTGGGCGGTGGCAGGCATGGGCACCCGCGCCTCGTGAGCGGCCGCCAAGGCCAGGCCGAGGTCCTTGTGCATCAAGGCCAGCTGGAACTCTCATGTCGACCCAGACGAACCGGCGCCCAGCCCCCGCGGCGGTCAAAAGGCCCTGCTCGCCCCGCGCCACCGCGGCCACCGCTGCCGGATCGGCGACCATGGTCACCACCACGTCAGACCCGGCCGCCACCTCGACCGGTGAGGCCTTCACCACGGCCCCGGCCCGGCCGAGTTCCTCTGCCCGGGTTGGCGTCCGGTTCCACACGGCCACCTCGAAACCCGCCTTGATCAGGTTGCGCGCCATGCGACTCCCCATGGCGCCAAGGCCGATCCATCCCACGCGCCGCAAAGGCATGAGTCCGCCCTCCTTCGCCGACGTCTCGCTGATGCGAAGACCGGGCGTCCTGCCCGCGGGAATTCGGTTGCATCGGGCTTGGCCGCCGGTTCCACCCTACCCGACGGCGCGCCGCCCTTACGGCCCGGCCGGGCTCACCCTACCCGAGAGGCCCCCGGCCTTACGGCCCAGCGGTACGCCAGCAGGGCCAGGGCGAACTCGAGCACCAGCTCCTGCACGCCCGCCATGGCCGGGACCACCGTGACCAACCCCAGGGAGACGGCCACCCACATGGCCGCCAGGACAGCCAGCAGCCGGCTGCCGGCCGCTCGCCCGGCCTCCCGGGCGGCCATGGCCGCCACCGCCGCCAGGGTGAGGAGCATGACATAGCGTCCGATCGAGAAGATGCTG
The sequence above is drawn from the Thermaerobacter sp. FW80 genome and encodes:
- a CDS encoding CPBP family intramembrane glutamic endopeptidase — encoded protein: MEQRNGTPSLWMLYLSAVYVGVFGFLILLLGDAKTPSWSRLLALGDARQVLGLGTILGLLAVAMQIGIAVFLPEGLWADDGTNAFFTRLSYAHIVLLMALTALGEELFFRAAIQSLLLRWIPSVAVGLAVAAAVFAVAHVRYVTRPVLLAGAWGIGLLLGWGYWFTGSIWTAVWAHFLVNVTMTVLGKRGWFLPGWRSSTGERRRLRQPGP
- a CDS encoding NAD-binding protein, whose amino-acid sequence is MALMHKDLGLALAAAHEARVPMPATAQVAQTYAAATAGGLGHLDFSAILRAIERWAALEPNPGSGLGAA